One genomic window of Kaistia geumhonensis includes the following:
- the fabA gene encoding 3-hydroxyacyl-[acyl-carrier-protein] dehydratase FabA codes for MQDRPSHYDYEQLLACGRGELFGEGNAQLPLPPMLMFDRITSISEEGGEFGKGHVRAELDVTPDLWFFACHFKGDPVMPGCLGLDALWQMLGFFLGWSGSPGRGRALSTGELKFSGMVLPSVKRVEYGVDLKRVLRSKLVLGIADGWLKADGETIYRAKDLRVGLFKGDAVPAGG; via the coding sequence ATGCAAGACCGCCCGTCGCACTATGATTACGAGCAGCTGCTGGCCTGCGGCCGGGGCGAGCTTTTCGGCGAAGGCAACGCGCAGCTGCCGCTGCCGCCGATGCTGATGTTCGACCGCATCACCTCGATCAGCGAGGAAGGCGGCGAGTTCGGCAAGGGCCATGTGCGGGCCGAGCTCGACGTGACGCCGGACCTCTGGTTCTTCGCCTGCCACTTCAAGGGCGATCCCGTGATGCCGGGCTGCCTCGGCCTCGATGCCCTCTGGCAGATGCTCGGCTTCTTCCTCGGCTGGTCGGGCTCTCCGGGGCGCGGCCGGGCGCTGTCGACGGGCGAACTCAAGTTCTCCGGCATGGTGCTGCCGAGCGTGAAGCGCGTCGAATATGGCGTCGACCTGAAGCGCGTTCTCCGCTCCAAACTGGTGCTCGGCATCGCCGACGGCTGGCTTAAGGCCGACGGAGAGACCATCTATCGCGCCAAGGACCTGCGCGTCGGCCTGTTCAAGGGCGACGCCGTGCCGGCCGGTGGCTGA
- the fabI gene encoding enoyl-ACP reductase FabI, with the protein MTTTTLMAGKRGLVMGVANDHSIAWGIAKVLAAHGAELAFTYQGEAFGRRVKPLADSIGAKLMIPCDVEDLASVDQVFETLKQEWGGIDFLVHAIAFSDKNELKGRYADTTRENFARTMLISCFSFTEIAKRAAAIMNRGGSMVTLTFGGSTRVSPNYNVMGVAKAALESSVRYLAVDFGGDEIRVNAISAGPVRTLAGAGIADARLMYNFQKKNAPLRRTVSTEEIGGSALYLLSELSSGVTGEVHFVDSGYNIIAMPRLDDLKVHEAHADASEAAQ; encoded by the coding sequence ATGACGACGACGACGCTGATGGCCGGCAAGCGCGGCCTCGTCATGGGTGTGGCGAACGATCACTCGATCGCCTGGGGCATCGCCAAGGTGCTCGCGGCCCATGGCGCCGAGCTCGCCTTCACCTATCAGGGCGAGGCTTTCGGGCGCCGCGTCAAGCCGCTCGCCGACTCGATCGGCGCCAAGCTGATGATCCCCTGCGATGTCGAGGATCTCGCCTCGGTCGATCAGGTCTTCGAGACGCTGAAGCAGGAATGGGGCGGCATCGACTTCCTCGTCCATGCCATCGCCTTCTCCGACAAGAACGAACTGAAGGGCCGCTATGCGGACACGACGCGCGAGAATTTCGCGCGCACCATGCTCATCTCCTGCTTCTCCTTCACCGAGATCGCCAAGCGCGCCGCGGCGATCATGAACCGGGGCGGCTCGATGGTGACGCTGACCTTCGGCGGCTCCACCCGCGTCTCGCCCAACTACAACGTGATGGGCGTGGCCAAGGCGGCGCTCGAATCCTCGGTGCGCTATCTCGCGGTCGATTTCGGCGGTGACGAGATCCGCGTCAACGCGATCTCGGCAGGGCCGGTCCGCACGCTGGCCGGCGCGGGCATTGCCGATGCGCGGCTCATGTACAATTTCCAGAAGAAGAACGCCCCGCTCCGCCGCACCGTCTCGACCGAGGAGATCGGCGGCTCGGCGCTCTATCTCCTGTCGGAGCTTTCCTCCGGCGTCACCGGCGAGGTCCACTTCGTCGATTCCGGCTACAACATCATCGCGATGCCGCGCCTCGACGACCTCAAGGTCCACGAAGCGCATGCCGACGCCAGCGAGGCCGCGCAGTAG
- the fabB gene encoding beta-ketoacyl-ACP synthase I, which translates to MKRVVVTGMGIVSSIGNNTQEVLASLHEARSGISFAASQAEHGFRSHVAGAPTLDPAEVVDRRAMRFHGGGTAWNHVAMDQAIRDAGLEESDISNERTGIIMGSGGPSTRTIVESAQKALASGSSKKVGPLAVPKAMSSSPSATLSTWFKIKGVNYSISSACATSNHCIGNAYEMIQYGKQDRMFAGGCEELDWTLTVLFDAMGALSSRYNDRPSVASRAYDVNRDGFVISGGAGVLVLEELEVAKARGARIYGEIVGYGCTSDGADMVAPSGEGAARCMRQAIATVGERIDYINPHATSTPIGDLKEMEAIREVFGAGDDCPAISATKSLTGHSQGATGVHESIYSLLMLNNRFIAKSAHIDELDPAFADMPIVRERIDDAKIDTVLSNSFGFGGTNASLVFQRYAG; encoded by the coding sequence ATGAAGCGGGTCGTCGTCACCGGGATGGGCATCGTCTCGTCCATCGGCAACAACACGCAGGAGGTGCTGGCGAGCCTGCACGAGGCGAGGAGCGGCATTTCCTTCGCCGCCTCGCAGGCCGAGCACGGCTTCCGCAGCCATGTCGCCGGCGCGCCGACGCTCGATCCGGCCGAAGTGGTCGATCGGCGCGCGATGCGCTTCCATGGCGGCGGCACCGCCTGGAACCATGTCGCCATGGACCAGGCGATCCGCGACGCCGGGCTCGAGGAGAGCGACATCTCCAACGAGCGCACCGGCATCATCATGGGGTCCGGCGGCCCCTCGACGCGCACGATCGTCGAATCGGCGCAGAAGGCGCTCGCCTCCGGCTCCTCCAAGAAGGTCGGGCCGCTCGCGGTGCCGAAGGCGATGTCGTCCTCGCCATCCGCCACGCTCTCGACCTGGTTCAAGATCAAGGGCGTCAACTATTCCATCTCCTCGGCCTGCGCGACGTCGAACCACTGCATCGGCAACGCCTACGAGATGATCCAGTACGGCAAGCAGGACCGCATGTTCGCCGGCGGCTGCGAGGAGCTGGACTGGACGCTGACCGTGCTCTTCGACGCGATGGGCGCGCTCTCCTCGCGCTACAACGACCGTCCGTCGGTCGCCTCGCGCGCCTATGACGTCAACCGCGACGGCTTCGTGATCTCGGGCGGCGCCGGCGTGCTGGTGCTGGAAGAGCTCGAGGTGGCCAAGGCGCGCGGCGCGCGCATCTATGGCGAGATCGTCGGGTATGGCTGCACCTCGGACGGCGCCGACATGGTCGCGCCCTCGGGCGAGGGCGCGGCGCGCTGCATGCGCCAGGCGATCGCCACCGTCGGCGAGCGCATCGACTACATCAACCCGCACGCCACCTCGACGCCGATCGGCGATCTCAAGGAGATGGAGGCGATCCGCGAGGTTTTCGGCGCCGGCGACGACTGCCCGGCCATCTCGGCCACCAAGTCGCTGACGGGCCATTCGCAGGGCGCGACCGGCGTCCACGAATCCATCTATTCGCTCCTGATGCTCAACAACCGCTTCATCGCCAAGTCGGCCCATATCGACGAGCTCGATCCGGCCTTCGCCGACATGCCGATCGTGCGCGAGCGCATCGACGACGCGAAAATCGACACCGTGCTCTCCAACAGCTTCGGCTTCGGCGGCACCAACGCCTCGCTGGTCTTCCAGCGCTACGCAGGCTGA
- the mtnA gene encoding S-methyl-5-thioribose-1-phosphate isomerase, with protein sequence MKVDGVAYRSIWREGDGAAVTVVDQTLLPHRFETLTIATVAEAIDAIKRMVVRGAPLIGVTGAYGYAMALAADPSDANLASAYDALYAARPTAVNLRWALDIVRAEMEPLAPEARAAAAFATADRLHAEDIRTNETMAAHGAALIREIWEEKGRSGPVNILTHCNTGWIACVDWGTALGVVYHAHDQGIPVHVYVDETRPRNQGASLTTWELGAHGVPHTLIADNAGGHLMQHGAVDICLVGADRVTANGDACNKIGTYLKALAAHDNGVPFYVVLPSSTIDWRIGDGVAEIEIEERAPDEVTHISGIAGDGTIVKVRLAPKGTKAANPAFDVTPARLVTGLVTERGVAKASREGLVALFPERG encoded by the coding sequence ATGAAAGTCGACGGCGTCGCCTATCGTTCGATCTGGCGCGAGGGCGACGGGGCCGCGGTGACCGTGGTCGACCAGACGCTGCTGCCGCATCGCTTCGAGACGCTGACCATCGCCACGGTGGCCGAGGCGATCGACGCCATCAAGCGCATGGTGGTACGCGGTGCGCCGCTGATCGGCGTCACCGGCGCCTATGGCTATGCGATGGCGCTCGCCGCCGATCCGTCCGACGCCAATCTCGCGAGCGCCTATGACGCGCTCTATGCCGCGCGCCCGACCGCGGTGAATCTCCGCTGGGCGCTCGACATCGTGCGGGCCGAGATGGAGCCGCTGGCCCCCGAGGCGCGCGCCGCCGCGGCCTTCGCCACGGCCGACCGGCTGCATGCCGAGGACATCCGCACCAACGAGACGATGGCGGCCCATGGCGCGGCGCTGATCCGCGAGATCTGGGAGGAGAAGGGCCGCTCCGGCCCCGTCAACATCCTCACCCACTGCAATACCGGCTGGATCGCCTGCGTCGACTGGGGCACGGCGCTCGGCGTCGTCTACCACGCCCATGACCAGGGCATTCCCGTCCATGTCTATGTCGACGAGACGCGGCCGCGGAACCAGGGCGCCAGCCTGACGACCTGGGAACTCGGCGCCCATGGCGTGCCGCACACGCTGATCGCCGACAATGCCGGCGGCCACCTGATGCAGCATGGCGCGGTCGACATCTGCCTCGTCGGCGCCGACCGCGTGACCGCCAATGGCGACGCCTGCAACAAGATCGGCACCTATCTGAAGGCGCTCGCCGCCCATGACAACGGCGTGCCCTTCTATGTCGTGCTGCCCTCCTCGACGATCGACTGGCGAATCGGCGACGGCGTCGCGGAGATCGAGATCGAGGAGCGCGCGCCCGACGAGGTGACGCATATCTCCGGCATCGCCGGCGACGGAACGATCGTGAAGGTCCGTCTCGCGCCGAAGGGCACGAAGGCCGCCAATCCGGCCTTCGACGTGACGCCGGCCCGGCTCGTCACCGGGCTCGTCACCGAGCGCGGCGTCGCGAAGGCGAGCCGCGAGGGTCTCGTGGCGCTGTTCCCCGAGCGCGGCTGA